The sequence CCTTCAAGCGTAGCCTTAACGGTATTGAACGGATTGCCCCGCCCCAACGTCTTCGCCACGATGTTATGTGCACCCGCCAGCTCGACGACCGCCCGCACCGCACCGCCGGCGATGATGCCTGTGCCCGCTGACGCCGGCTTAAGCATTACGTGCTCGCCGCAATAGGTTCCATGCACCTCGTGCGGGATGGTGTCGCCCTTCAACGGAACGCGGACGAGATTTTTCTTGGCCTGCTCCACTGCCTTCGAGATGGAGGCTGGCACCTCCGCCGCCTTCCCCTTGCCGATCCCCACCCAGCCAAGCCCGTCGCCCACGACCACCAGCGCACAGAAGTTGAACCGCTTGCCGCCTTTGACCACCTTGGCCACGCGGTTGATGAACACCACCTTGTCCTTCAGGCTCAGTTCGTCTGGATTGACACGCACGCGGCTGTTCCCCTTTCGTCCCGTTAAAACTGCAATCCGCCTTCGCGCGAGGCTTCTGCCAGCGCCTTGATGCGGCCGTGATACAAGTGCCCACCACGGTCAAAGACCACGGCGCCGATATTTGCCGCCTTGGCACGGTTGGCAATCAGCTTGCCCACTTCTTTGGCCGCCTCGATCGGCGCCTTTGACTGCACCGCCTTCTTCACTTCCGGATCCAGCGTGGACGCGGCCGCCAGCGTCCGCCCCTTACTATCATCGATAACCTGGGCGTAGATATGACTCTTGCTGCGGAACACGCTCAGGCGCGGACGCGCTGGCGTGCCGTACACCCGCTGCCGTACCCGCTGCTTCCGCCGCTCCAGCTTGTCAGTTTTTTCACGCAGTCGCACGTTGCACCTACTTACCGGTCTTGCCTTCCTTCTTGCGAAGGACTTCGCCTGAATACCGGATGCCTTTTTGCTTGTACACGTCCGGTGGCTTCACCGCCCGCAGATTGGCAGCCGTCTGCCCAACCAGCCGCTTGTCGATACCTTTCAGCAGAATAATCGTTTGCTTGTCGATCTTGACCTCAATTCCCTTCGGCACCGCAAACGAGACCGGCTGGTTGTACCCGACACTCAGTTGCAGATTCTGACCCTGCTGCTGTGCCTTGTAACCCACGCCGGTCATTTCCAGCGTCTTCTCATAGCCCTTCGTCACGCCGGCGATCATGTTGTTCAGTTCGGCGCGTACCAGTCCGTGCATAGCGCGCACGGAAGGCTCATTGCCCGCGCGGGTGACCTGCACCTGACCATTCGCCACCGCCACGTCAATGCCGGACTTGAGCGGCCACTGCAACTGGCCGAGCGGTCCCTTCACGGATACGGTCCGTCCTGCCACGGCCACATCGACCTTTTGCGGTACTGCGATGACTTTTCGTCCGATCCGAGACATATCTTTCCTGTTTTTCTGCGCCCGTCCCTACCAGATATGACAGAGCACTTCGCCGCCCAAATTGGCTCGCCGCGAAGCCTGGTCCGTCATGATGCCCTTTGAATTCGACACGATCGCCAGCCCCATCCCGCCCATTACCTTCTGCATCTCTTGCTTGCCCGCATAGACGCGGCGGCCCGGACGGCTGATGCGGCGCATGCCAGTGATGACCGGCTGCCCGTCGTTGATATACCGCAGCCGGACCTTCAACACTGAATGGCCGTCGGCGGTCGTCTTCTCGTAGGCACCAATGAACCCCTCAGCTTGCATGACTTTCAGAATCTCCGTCTTGAGCCGGGACGCAGGGATAGACACGGCCTCCTGCCCGCGGCGCGCCGCGTTTTGGATGCGAATCAACAGGTCTGCAATGGGATCAGTTACCATGGGCTCCTCGTTACCAACTAGCCTTCGTCACGCCGGGAATTTCCCCCTTCAGACTCAACTGCCGGAAGCAGATGCGGCACATCCGAAATCGCCGGAGAAATCCCCGCACGCGCCCGCACAAGGCACATCGGTGGTACTGCCGGGTGGAAAACTTCTGCTTGGTAACCGACTTGAGCCGCAATGCTTTACGTGACACGCAATGCCTCCCGCCTTAAGTTCTGAACGGCATCCCGAGATGCCGCAGCAGCGCCTTGCCCTCGTCGTTGGTCCCGGCCGACGTCACGAAGGTGATGTCCATGCCGTGAATCGAGGCAACGCTGTCGTATTTGATCTCCGGAAAAATCAACTGCTCCTTCAGCCCGAGCGTGTAGTTGCCGCGTCCATCGAACGCTTTGGGCGAGATACCCTTGAAATCACGAATGCGCGGCAACGCCACCGTGACCAGGCGATCTACGAATTCGTACATCTGGTTGCTGCGCAGGGTCACCTTGGCACCGATGGGCATGCCCTGGCGGAGCTTGAATCCGGCAATCGCTTTTTTTGCCTTTGTCATGACCGGCCGCTGCCCGGTGATAATACCCAACTCGGCGGACGCACTCTCCAATAACTTGACGTTCTGGATGGCTTCCCCCATGCCGACGTTCAGCACCACCCGCTCCAGCCGCGGCACCTGCATCGGATTCTTGTATCCGAACTCCTTCATCAGAGCCGGCACGATCTGGCTGAAATAGGTCG is a genomic window of Nitrospira sp. containing:
- the rplE gene encoding 50S ribosomal protein L5 → MDVTTKDDKGAAPKGTGKKAAHNKEAAAGVKPGAVDNAPSGPKTPPRLKTTYFSQIVPALMKEFGYKNPMQVPRLERVVLNVGMGEAIQNVKLLESASAELGIITGQRPVMTKAKKAIAGFKLRQGMPIGAKVTLRSNQMYEFVDRLVTVALPRIRDFKGISPKAFDGRGNYTLGLKEQLIFPEIKYDSVASIHGMDITFVTSAGTNDEGKALLRHLGMPFRT
- a CDS encoding 50S ribosomal protein L18, with protein sequence MRLREKTDKLERRKQRVRQRVYGTPARPRLSVFRSKSHIYAQVIDDSKGRTLAAASTLDPEVKKAVQSKAPIEAAKEVGKLIANRAKAANIGAVVFDRGGHLYHGRIKALAEASREGGLQF
- the rpsH gene encoding 30S ribosomal protein S8, producing MVTDPIADLLIRIQNAARRGQEAVSIPASRLKTEILKVMQAEGFIGAYEKTTADGHSVLKVRLRYINDGQPVITGMRRISRPGRRVYAGKQEMQKVMGGMGLAIVSNSKGIMTDQASRRANLGGEVLCHIW
- a CDS encoding 50S ribosomal protein L6, whose product is MSRIGRKVIAVPQKVDVAVAGRTVSVKGPLGQLQWPLKSGIDVAVANGQVQVTRAGNEPSVRAMHGLVRAELNNMIAGVTKGYEKTLEMTGVGYKAQQQGQNLQLSVGYNQPVSFAVPKGIEVKIDKQTIILLKGIDKRLVGQTAANLRAVKPPDVYKQKGIRYSGEVLRKKEGKTGK
- a CDS encoding type Z 30S ribosomal protein S14, with amino-acid sequence MSRKALRLKSVTKQKFSTRQYHRCALCGRVRGFLRRFRMCRICFRQLSLKGEIPGVTKASW
- a CDS encoding 30S ribosomal protein S5, with protein sequence MRVNPDELSLKDKVVFINRVAKVVKGGKRFNFCALVVVGDGLGWVGIGKGKAAEVPASISKAVEQAKKNLVRVPLKGDTIPHEVHGTYCGEHVMLKPASAGTGIIAGGAVRAVVELAGAHNIVAKTLGRGNPFNTVKATLEGLRQLRDPAEVVRIRRSGVEKVG